From Penicillium psychrofluorescens genome assembly, chromosome: 1, one genomic window encodes:
- a CDS encoding uncharacterized protein (ID:PFLUO_000662-T1.cds;~source:funannotate) has protein sequence MGTLFPPWPNVLFGVLEPISLALGSLYPLHDLEGFIAGQTPKAATAPIFHPSSMALAYQLGNLYSLLFLVGVAVMYSTNEPRVLRNYAVALAIADIGHVYATYLAMGWEAFVDVTAWNALTWGNIGVTGFLFVNRIAYLCGLFGPTRAPKAAGKKA, from the exons ATGGGCACACTCTttccaccatggccaaaCGTCCTATTCGGGGTGCTCGAGCCCATCTCGCT AGCCCTCGGCAGCCTGTACCCGCTCCACGATCTTGAAGGATTTATCGCGGGCCAAACCCCGAAAGCCGCAACGGCGCCAATTTTTCATCCCAGCAGCATGGCGCTGGCCTACCAACTCGGCAACCTGTACTCCCtgctcttcctggtcggcgTGGCTGTGATGTACAGCACCAACGAGCCCCGCGTGCTGCGGAATTATGCGGTCGCGCTGGCTATCGCGGACATTGGGCATGTCTACGCTACCTACCTGGCGATGGGCTGGGAGGCGTTTGTGGACGTTACTGCGTGGAATGCGCTGACCTGGGGCAATATCGGAGTCACCGGGTTTCTCTTCGTCAATAGGATCGCCTATCTCTGCGGTTTGTTTGGTCCTACGAGGGCGCCTAAGGCGGCGGGGAAGAAGGCCTAA
- a CDS encoding uncharacterized protein (ID:PFLUO_000661-T1.cds;~source:funannotate), with the protein MDTGGVFRPLDESLLRDLPQLQSLRIAPLREPVSSRTLSAPSPLEPNASGARDSKISKTSTSPNNAPAKAKSNASLPTVTEFLNAARSSKADSSADSQSNVEPPPRPILPAFVNLRALERVPFASSFDDHALHGPRKRRRLDIQAESFGEHLQLPIPQAQKEQRPPPFGPFAILNGLNEPPPNAALLPPIEAGSITQLLTKPSRVDEALESGTSQSSNPGLVNSQPSERREARLEEILGVTLDDKDLLGGNEDDGQGDDDVEPPKTVEHVHDPTPTIHEKGQSGDGKESPVPTEEGNEPMSPKTRGRSRLNVRRWTEEETTALLRGVVKCGIGNWKTILAQPELEFNKRTASNLKDRFRVCYPWAYRAANPNEAIQQLHTVLSNSLSKADGEGRENTPVKLRPLQPRRTATTGSESTNSGAGSPPALSIVPSTSSVSTPPDTDTPSSSGSIQPQTPPSARSTATLSNQSRPTLVPLGIPEPHVTTKPKRRSRRPFTPAEDEALLKGYAVHGFQWTLIQRDSRLNLGHRRPADLRDRFRTKFPHAYKDGGSVSGNALHTQASGQDLSTSTKSTSTPRDQAANSSEQSPPRPPATSHSRAARPKPRHSPSGSLSNPGPIDSSLLLPVPAQGFLEPSASSVPASAGFLSFSLDENPTASASSGVDTPWGHNTLAPMVWDDLN; encoded by the coding sequence ATGGATACTGGTGGTGTCTTTCGGCCCCTGGATGAGTCGCTGCTCCGCGACCTCCCACAACTCCAGTCGTTACGGATCGCACCGCTGCGCGAGCCCGTCTCTTCACGAACCCTAAGTGCCCCATCGCCTCTGGAACCCAATGCTAGTGGGGCTCGAGATTCGAAGATCTCCAAGACTAGCACTTCTCCCAACAATGCTCCTGCAAAGGCCAAGTCAAATGCAAGCCTTCCTACGGTGACGGAGTTCCTCAATGCTGCTCGATCGAGCAAGGCCGACTCCTCTGCGGACTCGCAGTCGAATGTGGAGCCGCCCCCAAGACCGATTCTGCCGGCTTTTGTCAACCTTCGAGCTCTGGAAAGGGTGCCCTTTGCTTCTTCGTTCGACGATCACGCTCTCCATGGGCCTCGCAAGCGTCGCCGCCTAGATATCCAGGCAGAATCGTTTGGCGAACACCTGCAACTGCCGATACCTCAGGCACAAAAGGAACAACGCCCGCCACCCTTTGGACCTTTTGCCATTCTGAATGGTCTGAACGAGCCTCCGCCCAACGCTGCTCTTCTACCGCCTATCGAGGCAGGGTCCATCACTCAGCTCCTTACGAAACCCTCGCGGGTAGATGAGGCTCTTGAGTCTGGGACCTCGCAGAGTTCTAATCCAGGCCTTGTCAACAGTCAACCTTCAGAACGGAGAGAAGCGAggctcgaggagatcctcgGTGTCACTCTCGACGACAAAGATCTTCTCGGAGGCAATGAAGACGACGGccagggcgatgatgacgtGGAGCCTCCCAAGACAGTGGAGCATGTGCACGACCCAACTCCAACGATACATGAGAAAGGTCAGTCCGGAGATGGCAAGGAGTCACCGGTGCCCACAGAGGAAGGAAATGAGCCCATGTCACCCAAGACCCGAGGCCGGTCGCGCTTGAATGTGCGGCGGTggacggaagaagaaacgacTGCACTCCTTCGCGGCGTCGTTAAGTGCGGCATTGGAAATTGGAAGACAATACTCGCGCAGCCTGAACTTGAGTTCAACAAGCGAACCGCTTCCAATTTGAAGGACAGATTCCGCGTTTGCTATCCTTGGGCATACCGGGCTGCCAATCCAAATGAAGCAATCCAACAACTCCACACCGTGCTCTCCAACTCTCTTTCTAAAGCAGATGGGGAGGGCCGTGAAAATACACCTGTCAAGCTTCGCCCTCTACAACCGCGACGAACTGCCACCACTGGGTCAGAGTCAACGAACTCCGGCGCGGGCAGCCCACCTGCCCTATCTATTGTGCCATCAACGTCGAGTGTGTCTACCCCACCCGACACGGACACCCCAAGTAGCAGTGGCAGCATTCAACCCCAAACACCGCCCTCGGCTAGATCCACCGCTACACTCTCAAACCAGTCACGACCTACCCTCGTACCTCTCGGCATTCCCGAACCTCATGTTACCACGAAACCCAAGCGTCGCTCTCGCCGGCCCTTCACCCctgccgaagatgaggccCTTCTGAAAGGCTACGCTGTTCATGGCTTCCAATGGACTCTCATCCAGCGGGACTCCCGCCTGAACCTTGGTCATCGCAGACCGGCAGATCTCCGTGACCGATTCCGCACCAAGTTTCCGCATGCCTACAAAGACGGAGGATCTGTCAGCGGCAACGCGTTACACACCCAAGCTTCCGGCCAGGATTTATCTACCTCTACAAAATCCACCTCCACGCCGCGAGATCAGGCGGCTAATAGTAGCGAACAGAGCCCGCCCAGGCCTCCAGCAACCTCCCACTCACGTGCTGCTCGACCGAAACCTCGGCATAGCCCCAGCGGCTCGCTGTCTAACCCAGGCCCTATTGATTCGTCTCTTTTACTGCCTGTACCGGCACAAGGCTTTCTTGAACCTTCTGCCTCCTCCGTCCCGGCGTCGGCgggttttctttcgttctctCTGGATGAGAATCCCACTGCAAGTGCTTCCTCCGGAGTTGACACCCCGTGGGGGCACAATACGCTTGCTCCAATGGTTTGGGATGATCTGAACTGA